A window from Chryseobacterium vaccae encodes these proteins:
- a CDS encoding sensor histidine kinase has protein sequence MLKEHFEIDNQRVDLLNTIAGKINLTDPAKAIKLLKESEALAEKLQYNKGKMDCYLQLGRLYNAGEQYKTAIHYAAQGSIIAKDLKLTDYKRAFFLLLTEIYYDKNNSLDEKISVKDFQAEIKYKAFLKDSLNQSREKASSLKKVIENQKSELLISRLLVFLGIITFLGLILLAVYISTVIKSRKIKMENKQLLTEQKLRRSQMNPHFIFNSIQNIRSLINDKEEAKAVDYLNRFSKLTRQILESSHENYTSLTEEVELIENYINLQQLLYNKSFNYTIKAEDTINTDSIFLPPMLTQPFIENAIKHGLNGKSADGMIAIKFYLKDRKLFFEISDNGSGFSNDKKATHHKSLATAITKERLAHYTKNRDVILQTQNILDLNKNIIGAKVIFEIPYIYEN, from the coding sequence GTGCTGAAAGAACATTTTGAAATTGATAATCAACGAGTAGATCTGTTAAACACAATTGCCGGCAAAATCAACCTAACAGATCCGGCAAAAGCGATAAAATTGCTTAAAGAGTCGGAAGCACTTGCCGAAAAACTGCAATATAATAAAGGTAAAATGGATTGTTATTTACAATTGGGACGGCTTTATAATGCAGGTGAGCAGTACAAAACAGCAATACATTACGCAGCTCAAGGTTCTATAATAGCCAAAGATCTCAAGCTTACAGACTATAAAAGAGCATTCTTTCTTTTATTGACGGAAATTTATTATGATAAAAATAACAGTTTAGATGAAAAGATTTCGGTAAAAGATTTTCAGGCAGAAATAAAATACAAAGCTTTTTTAAAAGACAGTCTTAATCAATCTCGGGAAAAGGCAAGCTCTTTAAAAAAGGTAATAGAAAATCAGAAAAGTGAACTGCTGATATCCCGATTACTAGTTTTCTTAGGCATTATTACCTTTTTAGGATTGATTCTCCTCGCAGTTTATATATCAACGGTCATAAAATCGAGGAAGATAAAAATGGAAAATAAGCAGTTGCTTACTGAGCAGAAATTACGAAGATCACAAATGAATCCGCATTTTATTTTTAATTCCATACAAAATATCAGAAGCCTGATTAATGACAAAGAAGAAGCGAAGGCAGTAGATTATCTTAACAGATTTTCAAAGCTTACACGCCAGATTCTTGAAAGCTCACACGAAAATTACACTTCCCTGACAGAGGAAGTTGAACTGATAGAAAATTATATAAACCTACAACAACTTTTATATAACAAATCGTTTAACTATACGATTAAAGCGGAAGATACAATAAATACAGACTCCATATTTTTACCCCCAATGCTTACACAACCATTTATCGAGAATGCGATTAAGCATGGCTTAAACGGTAAGTCAGCAGATGGGATGATTGCAATTAAATTCTATTTAAAAGACAGAAAATTGTTTTTCGAAATTTCTGACAATGGAAGCGGGTTCAGTAACGATAAAAAAGCAACACATCATAAATCTTTGGCAACGGCTATCACCAAAGAACGTTTAGCTCATTATACAAAAAACCGGGATGTTATTTTACAGACCCAAAATATACTTGATCTCAATAAAAATATTATAGGAGCTAAAGTAATTTTTGAAATACCCTATATTTACGAAAACTAA
- a CDS encoding peptidase domain-containing ABC transporter: MKLKFIPQHDQMDCGPACLGMIAMHFGKKFSLQFLRDKSFLTKEGVSVAGISHAAKSIGLASTVYKLSLPDLKMIIEHSPMILHWNQNHFVVLIGMTMKRGKCIYKIADPGYGIMSIQEKDLVKHWLGGDEEGILLYFQKTEDFDTLNDNDKQINVFKYVKEKIKTYRWRIAAIFVAIFITSGCTLVFPFITQAVVDKGIAYKNINLVTTLLLAHAFIYIGATAIDVIRNWITLYLGTKLNIAIISDFLIKVIRVPITFFESKQKGDFNQRVLDQQRIESFLTTQSIITLFSIVNFFVFFGILLYYSVSIVLAYTLLTFIAILWSLLFVNKLKTLDYNKFQLRSENQDTIYEFVDGIEEIKLNSLEEYKRTNWETLQLKLFGANIRTLKTVQFQTVGFDLVNQLKNILVTYLSAREVISGHLTLGAMLSIAYIVGLMNSPINQLITFIRGFQEAKLSLERLNEVQNVTEEAEFKGVQKGLLKTVSDSSIKINNLSFQYGSPTSRMILKDLSFNIPHGKTTAIVGGSGSGKTTLLKLLLKFYNPTHGEILIDDISMNFIHPNEWREKCGVVLQEGYIFSDTIEQNIVCGDKDFNKAKLHHAASLASIDMFINELPLGYKTKIGPTGNSLSGGQKQRILIARAVYKNPQFIFFDEATSALDAENEKIIHDNMQEFFIGKTVVIIAHRLSTVKNADQIIVLKNGEIVEQGSHLHLVEQKNEYYNLVKNQLELGV, encoded by the coding sequence ATGAAATTGAAATTTATTCCTCAACATGACCAGATGGATTGTGGCCCAGCCTGCTTAGGAATGATAGCAATGCATTTCGGCAAAAAATTTTCATTGCAGTTCCTGAGAGATAAATCCTTTTTAACAAAAGAGGGAGTAAGTGTTGCAGGAATCAGTCATGCAGCGAAATCAATAGGTTTGGCATCTACTGTCTATAAACTTTCTTTACCGGATTTGAAGATGATTATTGAACACAGTCCTATGATTTTACATTGGAATCAAAATCATTTTGTAGTGCTAATTGGGATGACTATGAAGAGAGGAAAGTGTATTTATAAGATTGCAGATCCGGGATATGGGATCATGTCAATTCAGGAAAAAGATTTGGTAAAACACTGGTTGGGAGGAGATGAAGAAGGAATTTTACTGTATTTTCAGAAAACCGAAGATTTTGATACACTTAATGATAATGATAAGCAGATCAATGTCTTTAAATATGTTAAAGAAAAAATTAAAACTTACCGATGGAGGATAGCAGCTATATTTGTGGCTATTTTTATTACGAGCGGTTGTACATTAGTTTTTCCTTTTATTACCCAAGCGGTGGTCGACAAGGGTATTGCATACAAGAACATTAATTTGGTTACCACTTTATTACTAGCCCATGCTTTTATATATATAGGAGCTACAGCTATTGATGTAATAAGGAACTGGATTACTCTTTACCTTGGGACTAAACTAAATATCGCGATTATTTCGGACTTCTTAATAAAAGTGATTCGTGTGCCCATTACATTCTTTGAATCAAAGCAGAAAGGGGATTTTAATCAGAGAGTACTTGATCAGCAGCGGATTGAATCGTTTTTAACGACTCAAAGTATCATTACATTATTTTCTATTGTTAATTTCTTTGTATTCTTTGGAATACTTCTTTATTATAGTGTATCTATTGTTCTTGCTTATACCCTGCTTACTTTTATCGCTATTTTGTGGTCACTGTTATTTGTAAACAAGCTTAAGACCTTAGATTATAATAAGTTTCAGTTGAGATCTGAAAATCAGGACACGATTTATGAGTTTGTAGATGGTATTGAAGAGATAAAGCTTAACAGCCTTGAAGAATATAAAAGGACGAATTGGGAAACGCTACAGCTAAAACTATTTGGAGCTAATATCAGAACATTGAAGACTGTACAGTTTCAAACGGTTGGATTTGATCTGGTTAATCAGTTAAAAAATATTTTGGTAACCTACCTTTCAGCCAGGGAGGTTATTAGCGGACATCTCACTTTGGGAGCAATGTTGAGTATCGCATATATTGTAGGTCTCATGAACTCTCCTATCAATCAGTTAATTACTTTTATCAGGGGTTTCCAGGAGGCTAAATTAAGTTTGGAAAGATTAAATGAGGTTCAAAACGTTACCGAAGAAGCAGAATTTAAAGGAGTCCAGAAAGGTCTGCTTAAGACTGTGTCTGACAGCAGTATCAAAATAAATAATCTTTCATTTCAGTATGGAAGTCCAACATCCAGAATGATACTGAAAGATCTCTCATTCAACATTCCTCATGGAAAAACAACTGCAATTGTTGGAGGAAGCGGAAGTGGAAAAACGACATTACTGAAACTCTTGCTAAAATTTTATAATCCTACCCATGGAGAAATTTTGATTGATGATATTTCAATGAATTTTATTCATCCCAATGAATGGAGAGAAAAATGTGGAGTTGTACTTCAGGAAGGTTATATTTTTTCAGATACCATCGAGCAGAATATTGTATGTGGGGATAAAGATTTTAATAAAGCCAAACTTCATCATGCAGCCAGCTTAGCAAGTATAGATATGTTCATTAATGAATTACCGCTTGGGTATAAGACCAAAATAGGCCCTACAGGGAATAGCCTTTCGGGTGGACAAAAACAACGTATTTTGATTGCGAGAGCGGTATATAAAAATCCTCAGTTTATTTTCTTTGACGAAGCCACTTCAGCTCTTGATGCTGAAAATGAAAAAATTATTCATGATAATATGCAGGAATTTTTCATCGGCAAAACAGTTGTTATTATTGCACATCGTCTTTCGACTGTTAAAAATGCAGACCAGATCATCGTTCTTAAGAATGGTGAAATAGTAGAGCAGGGTAGTCATTTACACCTTGTGGAACAGAAAAACGAATATTATAACCTTGTTAAAAACCAGCTTGAGTTGGGAGTGTAA
- a CDS encoding T9SS type A sorting domain-containing protein, translated as MNLKLIFGIGFTIASLYLNAQEGPKNTGSKGSKVNKKYLKHIQNVTSTYQKNVQFAKEHNQKPPDEYYLQDFIATMDPETGTVHNKNYVELEKKVEDGKFRPDKSLKIFNGSTDGQASKNITNLWVERGPYDTGGRVRGIMFDPNDPTGKKVWAGGVSGGLWFNNDITNPNSEWTLVDAFWSNTTVSCITSDPNNPQIFYVGTGEVETGDFSGMGIWKTTNGGSTWQQVFNTESGYASNGIKKGIYNVPAIKVVNNNGVSEVYAGVAGSYLGDAGTFSGLYEAGLYKSTDGTNFTLVNSLLTTATRGYDIQDIDVGSDNSIWVSTRRSFFSNSASGGRVFKSTDHGATFTNVYNLGNNNSRVMIEVSSTNPLKAYALMEGATSSEPVRIVKTTDGGATWISTNTAGSGITLPNPVDTGQADNDFTRGQAFYDLVLETDPANDDHVYVGGIDSYKSTDGGATWTQYTKWSNNNALGSTNISLVHADQHALVFNPVNPNQFVMGNDGGIFFATDKTNLANTTAVGVRNKRFNVTQFYHGTLNPAATSANEEMILGAQDNGTKKLSGAALANNFYTSSEVYGGDGAYTAFDDQNSYLIASYVNNYHIIFNAQGGYYLLAAAQRDGGLFINPLAVDRNLDIAYTNANASNATSIVLNRISGLASTPLSMVRAQITVATVAAGEFVTDIFVSPYTTASTTLFIGLSSGKLFKVTNANATQATTTINYNFGGYISDIKLGASENEIMVTVSNFNKTSVFYSTDGGTTWVSKEGNLPDIPVKAIFMNPHDNNEVILGTYYGVWGTSNFQEASPTWALYSDGLGKFKVNHFDYRPSDKTILAVTYGRGAFTNKVTNPILSTGNIQNTLLKNQVYPNPTRGPMHIKFENGKASDIEIYDASGRLVLTKKNVKSDEEFNIESLGKGDYVLKAMQNGAIIHTSVIVRK; from the coding sequence ATGAATTTAAAATTAATTTTCGGAATAGGATTTACTATTGCCTCATTGTATTTAAATGCACAAGAAGGTCCAAAAAATACGGGCAGTAAGGGATCAAAAGTCAATAAAAAGTACCTTAAACACATTCAGAACGTTACCAGTACCTATCAAAAAAATGTTCAGTTTGCTAAGGAACATAATCAAAAACCACCAGATGAATATTATTTACAGGATTTTATTGCCACGATGGACCCTGAAACTGGAACGGTGCACAATAAAAATTATGTGGAGCTGGAAAAAAAGGTTGAAGACGGTAAATTCCGGCCTGATAAAAGCTTAAAAATATTCAATGGTTCCACCGATGGCCAGGCTAGCAAGAATATTACCAATCTTTGGGTAGAAAGAGGCCCTTATGATACGGGAGGAAGAGTAAGAGGCATTATGTTTGACCCGAACGATCCTACCGGCAAAAAGGTATGGGCAGGAGGTGTTTCAGGAGGATTATGGTTTAACAATGACATTACTAATCCCAATTCTGAATGGACTCTTGTGGACGCATTCTGGTCCAATACCACTGTATCATGTATTACTTCGGATCCTAATAATCCCCAGATTTTTTATGTGGGAACCGGGGAAGTGGAAACCGGAGATTTCAGCGGTATGGGGATCTGGAAAACTACCAACGGAGGTTCTACATGGCAGCAAGTATTTAATACGGAAAGCGGATATGCATCCAATGGAATAAAAAAAGGAATCTATAACGTCCCTGCCATAAAAGTGGTTAATAATAATGGTGTATCCGAGGTATATGCTGGGGTTGCAGGATCCTATCTTGGAGATGCAGGAACTTTTTCAGGGTTATATGAAGCAGGATTATATAAATCTACTGACGGCACAAACTTTACGCTGGTAAACAGCCTGCTTACTACCGCTACCAGAGGGTATGATATTCAGGATATAGACGTAGGTTCCGACAATTCCATATGGGTATCCACAAGAAGGAGCTTTTTCAGTAATTCTGCCTCTGGTGGAAGAGTTTTTAAATCTACGGATCATGGTGCTACATTCACCAATGTATATAATCTAGGGAATAACAATTCAAGGGTAATGATAGAAGTTTCCAGCACCAATCCTTTAAAAGCTTATGCATTGATGGAGGGGGCTACAAGCTCAGAACCTGTGAGAATTGTAAAGACTACAGACGGAGGAGCCACATGGATCTCTACTAATACAGCCGGGTCAGGAATCACTCTGCCGAACCCGGTAGATACGGGGCAGGCTGATAATGATTTTACAAGAGGTCAGGCATTCTATGATTTGGTCCTTGAAACTGATCCGGCCAATGATGACCATGTATATGTGGGAGGAATAGATTCTTACAAAAGTACAGATGGTGGTGCAACATGGACACAGTACACTAAATGGTCAAATAATAATGCACTTGGCAGTACCAACATTTCCCTGGTACATGCAGACCAGCATGCCTTGGTATTTAACCCCGTTAATCCCAACCAGTTTGTCATGGGTAACGACGGAGGTATTTTCTTTGCTACAGATAAAACTAATCTTGCTAATACAACAGCTGTAGGAGTAAGAAATAAGCGGTTTAATGTGACTCAGTTTTATCATGGTACCTTAAATCCTGCTGCGACATCTGCAAATGAAGAAATGATTCTGGGTGCCCAGGATAATGGTACAAAAAAGCTTTCAGGAGCTGCTTTAGCCAATAATTTCTATACCAGTTCAGAAGTATATGGCGGAGATGGTGCTTACACAGCTTTTGATGACCAGAACAGTTACCTTATTGCATCTTACGTTAATAACTACCATATTATTTTTAATGCACAGGGAGGATATTATCTTCTGGCTGCAGCCCAAAGAGATGGAGGGCTATTTATCAATCCTCTTGCTGTAGACAGAAATCTTGACATTGCCTACACCAATGCCAATGCATCCAATGCCACTTCTATTGTATTAAACAGAATAAGCGGACTGGCCAGTACCCCATTAAGTATGGTAAGAGCCCAGATTACCGTTGCCACAGTAGCAGCAGGTGAATTTGTAACAGATATTTTTGTTTCTCCTTACACCACCGCTAGCACTACACTTTTCATTGGTTTGTCTTCAGGGAAATTATTTAAGGTTACCAATGCCAATGCTACTCAAGCTACGACTACAATCAATTATAATTTCGGAGGCTATATTTCTGACATCAAACTTGGTGCTTCTGAAAATGAAATCATGGTTACTGTTTCCAATTTCAACAAAACAAGCGTATTTTACAGTACAGACGGTGGAACCACATGGGTTTCTAAAGAAGGGAATCTTCCTGATATTCCTGTAAAAGCTATTTTCATGAATCCTCATGACAATAACGAAGTTATTCTTGGTACCTATTATGGAGTATGGGGAACATCTAACTTTCAGGAAGCTTCACCTACATGGGCGCTATACTCTGACGGTTTAGGTAAATTTAAAGTTAATCACTTTGATTACCGTCCTTCTGATAAAACCATTCTGGCTGTAACTTACGGAAGAGGAGCTTTTACTAACAAGGTTACCAACCCGATTTTATCTACAGGCAACATCCAGAATACCCTTCTTAAAAATCAGGTATATCCGAACCCTACAAGAGGTCCTATGCACATAAAGTTTGAAAATGGAAAGGCTTCAGATATTGAAATTTATGATGCATCCGGCAGACTGGTATTAACAAAAAAGAATGTAAAGTCTGACGAGGAATTTAATATTGAAAGTCTGGGTAAGGGCGATTATGTATTGAAGGCTATGCAAAATGGAGCTATCATTCATACTTCTGTAATCGTAAGAAAGTAA
- a CDS encoding outer membrane beta-barrel family protein produces the protein MTDSVGRFSLTLKGGTYKLKSSRFNTILFEKNIQVSNNMDIGAIPIHNINIEIGEVVLNGTKKLIERKIDRLVFNIENSPLLSGGTAFDAIKNAPGVYLGNGESINIMGKSGVKVMIDDKMLQMSSDELISFMKSMGADNIKSIEVITNPSAKYDAQGNAGIINIVTKKGKQKGWNANAGLTYYQGTYNRIIGNTGLNIKTKRIDFTSNYTLGDVRSFEKIEQTNNFRSLGGDRVDFSSLNYEKRKEVYHSFLGQFDFKLNESSNIGISGNIYSNKSPRPSDNKTFSSDNTSFISLNDHQLKLSNYTMDLYFNHKLDTLGKTMNINASLSTFTTGNDQNLTNDFFISGNFSNQERLRSFFDNRAKIYSGNLDFKLPYKKITIETGAKIAHTSITNDFLFQNFQNNQWMNNALLSNQFDYKETNTSGYFSLSSKISDELTFQAGLRGEYTQTKGISLTSNTETEYNYFQLFPTAYVQYSPEKKKYTFNLSYSRRINRPTFEYLNPFISYQSPLFSNTGNPLLCPSFTNSLELSTTLNNRYIFTVFGNSTSKYFSELPLRVGDSNETRYTFDNIGKNYNLGFQTIVPVKVVSWWEISNTFLMMYQNYNLSYQNIQQNLNNYFFLLNTSNTFKINNDISLELSGRYRSSSLQGFYQIGNYFDMSGAVNIKLFQDKGTLSFSAHDLFYTNRAVVNIHYPNQDLSFTRYNDTRLFKLSFRYKFGNTGLKNKEKKQSGSIDEQNRARK, from the coding sequence ATGACAGATTCGGTTGGCAGATTTAGCCTTACATTGAAAGGAGGAACTTATAAACTAAAATCCAGTAGATTTAATACGATCTTATTTGAAAAAAACATTCAGGTTTCCAATAATATGGATATAGGTGCCATTCCTATTCATAATATCAATATTGAGATAGGAGAGGTAGTATTGAACGGCACTAAAAAACTCATTGAAAGAAAAATAGATCGATTGGTTTTCAATATTGAAAATAGCCCTTTACTATCTGGCGGAACTGCTTTTGATGCTATTAAAAATGCTCCCGGAGTGTATTTGGGAAACGGTGAGTCTATTAATATAATGGGCAAGTCTGGAGTGAAAGTAATGATTGATGATAAAATGCTTCAGATGAGCTCAGACGAGCTTATAAGTTTTATGAAAAGCATGGGAGCAGATAACATTAAGTCAATAGAAGTAATTACCAATCCTTCAGCTAAATATGATGCTCAGGGAAATGCAGGGATTATTAATATTGTAACTAAAAAAGGTAAGCAGAAAGGATGGAATGCCAACGCCGGACTTACATACTACCAGGGAACATATAACAGAATAATTGGAAATACAGGATTGAACATAAAGACCAAAAGAATTGATTTTACTTCCAATTATACACTTGGTGATGTTCGTTCCTTTGAAAAAATTGAACAAACAAATAATTTTAGGAGTCTTGGCGGAGATAGAGTTGATTTTTCTTCGTTAAATTATGAAAAACGGAAAGAGGTCTATCATTCTTTTTTAGGGCAGTTTGATTTCAAATTAAATGAATCTTCAAATATTGGAATATCAGGAAATATATATTCTAATAAAAGCCCCAGGCCTTCTGACAACAAAACATTTTCATCAGATAATACTTCTTTTATTTCATTGAATGATCATCAATTGAAGCTTTCAAACTATACTATGGATTTATATTTCAATCATAAACTGGATACCTTGGGAAAAACGATGAATATCAACGCTAGTTTATCAACATTCACTACAGGGAACGACCAGAATCTTACCAATGATTTTTTCATCAGTGGAAATTTTAGCAATCAGGAAAGGCTGAGGAGTTTTTTTGATAACCGTGCAAAAATATATTCCGGAAATCTGGATTTTAAATTACCTTATAAAAAGATAACCATTGAAACTGGAGCTAAAATAGCCCACACATCAATAACTAATGATTTTTTGTTTCAAAACTTTCAGAATAACCAGTGGATGAATAATGCTTTGCTAAGCAATCAGTTTGATTATAAGGAAACTAATACATCAGGGTATTTCTCACTATCAAGCAAGATTTCTGATGAACTCACATTCCAGGCTGGTTTGAGGGGGGAATATACCCAGACAAAAGGAATATCCCTAACTTCTAACACAGAAACGGAATATAATTATTTCCAATTATTTCCTACAGCCTATGTACAATATAGCCCAGAAAAAAAGAAATATACATTCAATTTATCATACTCAAGACGTATCAACCGTCCTACGTTTGAATATCTCAATCCATTCATATCTTACCAAAGTCCTCTATTTTCCAATACAGGAAATCCCTTGCTGTGTCCTTCTTTCACAAACTCTCTGGAATTAAGCACTACATTGAATAACCGTTATATTTTTACTGTTTTTGGAAATTCAACATCCAAGTATTTTTCAGAATTGCCACTAAGAGTGGGAGACAGTAATGAAACCCGCTACACATTTGATAACATTGGAAAAAATTATAACTTAGGATTCCAGACCATTGTGCCAGTAAAAGTGGTTTCGTGGTGGGAAATATCAAATACATTTTTGATGATGTATCAAAATTATAATCTGTCTTACCAAAATATTCAGCAAAATCTGAACAATTATTTTTTTCTGCTGAATACCTCAAATACATTTAAAATTAATAATGATATTTCATTAGAATTATCAGGAAGATACCGTTCGTCATCCCTTCAGGGCTTTTACCAGATCGGGAATTATTTTGATATGAGCGGGGCAGTTAATATAAAATTGTTTCAGGATAAAGGAACATTATCATTTTCGGCTCATGATCTGTTTTATACAAACCGGGCTGTTGTTAATATTCATTATCCTAATCAGGATCTGAGCTTTACCAGATATAATGACACTCGTTTGTTTAAATTGTCATTTAGATATAAATTTGGAAATACCGGCCTGAAAAACAAGGAAAAGAAACAGAGTGGAAGCATAGATGAACAAAACCGTGCAAGGAAATAA
- the trxA gene encoding thioredoxin, with product MALEITDSSFQETVLKSDKPVLVDFWAVWCGPCRTLGPIIEEVASDFEGKAVVGKVDVDNNQEISMQYGIRNIPTVLIFKNGEVVDKLVGVAPKEVIAEKLSAHL from the coding sequence GACAGCTCATTTCAGGAAACGGTTTTAAAATCAGATAAGCCGGTATTGGTAGACTTTTGGGCAGTATGGTGCGGACCATGCAGAACTTTGGGACCAATCATCGAAGAAGTAGCATCAGATTTTGAAGGAAAAGCAGTAGTTGGAAAGGTTGATGTAGACAACAATCAGGAAATTTCTATGCAGTATGGTATCAGAAATATCCCTACAGTTCTTATTTTTAAGAATGGTGAAGTGGTTGATAAATTAGTTGGTGTAGCTCCAAAAGAGGTGATCGCTGAGAAATTAAGCGCACACTTATAA
- a CDS encoding LytR/AlgR family response regulator transcription factor, whose amino-acid sequence MLRAIVIDDIESVRKDNIAVIKTHCSNISIIGQADSVASGIDLINQLSPDLVFLDIEMPDGNGFDLLKKLKVINFKVIFVTGYEDFAIKAFRFSAIDYLLKPLNPTDLKEAVQKAEEAINKEVFDVKLQNLFANLERPKYLQKLILKTADRIYSVNIQDIVNCESDKNYTTFYFINAPRLVVSTNLKEYEILLTPYNFFRSHQSHLINMAYFDHFIRTDGGNTIIMKNKTAIPLSVRKKEEFMELLEDL is encoded by the coding sequence ATGCTTCGAGCTATTGTAATTGACGATATTGAGTCAGTAAGAAAAGATAATATTGCTGTTATTAAGACCCATTGTTCCAATATTTCCATTATAGGACAGGCTGATTCCGTTGCTTCCGGAATAGATTTAATTAATCAGCTATCACCTGATCTTGTTTTCCTTGATATAGAAATGCCGGATGGTAATGGATTTGACCTGCTTAAAAAACTAAAGGTTATTAATTTTAAAGTCATCTTTGTTACAGGTTATGAAGATTTTGCCATTAAAGCTTTTCGCTTTTCGGCCATTGATTATCTGCTAAAGCCTCTTAACCCTACAGATTTAAAAGAAGCTGTACAAAAAGCAGAAGAAGCCATCAACAAAGAAGTATTCGATGTAAAGCTTCAGAATTTATTTGCCAACCTTGAAAGACCAAAATATCTTCAGAAACTGATTTTAAAAACAGCCGACAGAATTTATTCTGTCAACATTCAGGATATTGTAAATTGTGAATCAGATAAAAACTATACAACTTTTTATTTTATCAATGCCCCAAGACTGGTTGTCTCTACAAATCTTAAAGAATATGAAATATTGTTGACACCATATAATTTTTTCAGGTCACATCAATCTCATCTGATTAATATGGCTTATTTTGACCATTTTATCAGAACAGATGGCGGAAATACAATTATTATGAAAAATAAGACTGCAATACCGCTTTCTGTCCGCAAGAAAGAAGAATTTATGGAATTGCTTGAAGATCTTTAA